Proteins encoded in a region of the Halostella limicola genome:
- a CDS encoding class I SAM-dependent methyltransferase gives MTIIENWQRTRWDAYAPIYDWAAKPFERGRRRAIERLELQPGDRVLVLGCGTGADLPYLPADAEIIALDVAPAMVRRTAERAAELDHAVNVQVGDAGALPFADDAFDAVLLHLVLSVVPDPAAVVAETARVLAPDGCVSIFDKFVPAGQTPSHPRRVLNPVARLLFSDLTRSLDPMIAGTGLATDERETVLGSLYTVTIARPSSQKRRAEADAAENDPPKRRET, from the coding sequence ATGACGATAATCGAAAACTGGCAACGGACCCGGTGGGACGCCTACGCCCCTATCTACGACTGGGCGGCGAAACCCTTCGAGCGGGGCCGCCGCCGCGCCATCGAGCGGCTCGAACTGCAGCCCGGTGACCGGGTCCTCGTCCTCGGATGCGGGACCGGCGCCGACCTGCCGTACCTGCCCGCTGACGCGGAGATAATCGCTCTCGACGTCGCGCCGGCGATGGTCCGCCGCACCGCGGAGCGAGCCGCCGAACTCGACCACGCGGTGAACGTACAGGTCGGCGACGCGGGGGCGCTCCCGTTCGCGGACGACGCGTTCGACGCCGTGCTCCTCCATCTCGTCCTCTCCGTGGTGCCCGATCCGGCCGCGGTCGTCGCCGAGACGGCGCGCGTGCTCGCCCCGGACGGCTGCGTATCGATCTTCGACAAGTTCGTGCCCGCGGGGCAGACGCCGTCGCACCCCCGGCGCGTCCTGAACCCGGTGGCACGGCTGCTGTTCTCCGATCTCACCCGGTCGCTGGATCCGATGATCGCGGGTACCGGGCTCGCTACCGACGAGCGAGAGACGGTTCTCGGTAGCCTCTACACTGTGACTATCGCTCGACCGTCGTCGCAAAAGCGGCGTGCAGAGGCCGACGCCGCAGAGAACGATCCTCCCAAACGAAGGGAAACGTAA
- a CDS encoding UPF0175 family protein: MPSISARIPDEDEEALDEVATLLDEDKSTVIRKALREGLTDIRIRLAVERYQTGDISTNQAARIAGVSVAEWLEIAHDRNLTSQLSTDDIAADADSAREL; this comes from the coding sequence ATGCCCTCGATCAGCGCCCGGATCCCCGACGAGGACGAGGAGGCCCTCGACGAAGTCGCGACGCTACTCGACGAGGACAAAAGTACGGTCATTCGGAAGGCCCTTCGAGAAGGCCTTACTGACATCCGAATTCGGCTCGCAGTCGAGCGGTATCAGACCGGAGACATCTCGACGAATCAGGCTGCCAGGATCGCCGGAGTGAGCGTTGCTGAATGGCTCGAAATCGCGCACGACAGAAACCTGACGTCGCAGCTCTCGACCGACGATATCGCTGCTGACGCCGACAGCGCACGCGAGCTATGA
- a CDS encoding NAD(P)/FAD-dependent oxidoreductase: MSEGELPTTSDVVIIGGGIMGTSTAYFLSQETALDVVLLEKNKIGAGSTGDSSAILRHHYGDQEIYSEMAWWSHQFYQQFTEHTDEAIAYQSNPLVRLANEDTPGGAYAQAGYDVLSDLDIPVTQYESDELPEQYPMIEGVSQFDFGISDDEAGFSDGADAANGFSRAARRNGATVITDTGVTDIHHEDDAITGVETDAGRIQCETVVVAAGPWTPRLGDAVGVDIPITVTREQVILLEPPAEYKDDYPSLVPTTALPGGEWYIRPDFGDGILVATHHTDDEVDPDTYDNSPDEDTILELTEELGEMIPELRDAGICGRYCGVYSTTPDHDFILDQVGPEGCYFACGFSGHGFKQAPAVGRIMTDLIRDDATPFVDADYFSYDRFEDSPDGHGKPGDNV; encoded by the coding sequence ATGTCCGAGGGCGAGTTGCCGACGACGTCTGACGTCGTTATTATCGGCGGCGGGATCATGGGAACGAGCACGGCTTACTTCCTCTCTCAAGAGACCGCATTAGACGTTGTGCTGCTCGAGAAGAACAAGATCGGAGCGGGATCAACCGGTGATTCGTCTGCGATCCTCCGGCATCACTACGGCGATCAGGAGATATATAGCGAGATGGCGTGGTGGAGCCACCAGTTTTACCAGCAGTTCACCGAACACACGGACGAAGCCATCGCATATCAGTCCAATCCGCTCGTCCGACTCGCGAACGAGGACACGCCGGGTGGGGCGTACGCGCAAGCTGGATACGACGTGCTCTCGGACCTCGACATCCCCGTCACCCAGTACGAGAGCGACGAGCTCCCCGAACAATACCCGATGATCGAGGGCGTCAGCCAGTTCGACTTCGGGATCTCCGATGACGAAGCCGGGTTCTCGGACGGCGCCGATGCGGCAAACGGATTCAGTCGAGCGGCGCGTCGCAACGGTGCGACGGTCATCACGGACACCGGTGTCACCGATATTCACCACGAAGACGACGCCATTACGGGCGTCGAGACGGACGCGGGACGCATTCAGTGTGAGACGGTCGTCGTCGCGGCAGGGCCGTGGACGCCGCGCCTCGGAGACGCCGTCGGCGTCGACATTCCCATCACGGTCACTCGCGAACAAGTGATCCTCTTAGAGCCGCCCGCGGAGTACAAAGACGACTATCCATCGCTCGTCCCGACGACGGCGCTCCCGGGCGGCGAGTGGTACATCCGACCCGACTTCGGCGACGGTATCCTCGTCGCGACCCATCACACGGATGACGAAGTCGACCCCGATACGTACGATAACTCACCGGACGAAGACACTATCCTCGAGCTCACCGAGGAACTCGGGGAGATGATTCCCGAACTCAGGGACGCGGGAATCTGCGGGCGATACTGTGGTGTGTACTCCACGACCCCGGATCACGACTTCATCCTCGACCAGGTCGGTCCCGAAGGGTGCTATTTCGCCTGTGGGTTCTCCGGACACGGTTTCAAACAGGCACCGGCGGTCGGCCGTATTATGACTGATCTCATCCGGGACGACGCGACGCCCTTCGTCGACGCGGACTACTTCTCCTATGACCGCTTCGAGGACTCGCCAGACGGACACGGAAAACCGGGCGACAATGTCTGA
- a CDS encoding S8 family serine peptidase, which produces MVQQNRRTFLKVTGAVLGGVATGTTVTAATRGDRFLVKTRNNADLSAVEVVHELPGVDFAVVRGDETDVQAARGVREYAPDIEVRLDDPDVNDAAPTIGEATVEDEPKYPLQWDKQALDVPTVHETTKGEGTRVAIIDTGVAAGHPDLVVNEDLSRNFTGDGLGSANAAGGYHGTHVGGIVGAQDNEAGVIGTAPATDLVDCRVFSPSSLASFGDILAAILYSAAIGADAANLSLGAYPIPRQGNGQFYGQALNSTMTYANKEGTLLVIAAGNASADLQHDKNFISLPNEGAQGLSVAATGPIGFGWDSTEVGDEAAPPWSPAIYTNYGTNDIDLGAPGGDIAPTVLEALGNDEDLSVPWYRDLVFNTIAESVYKRDNDGNVTEIEDTKYSYSWVAGTSMAAPQVAGAAALVKSANPDYNANQVEAALERAADVPEDYDKTYYGSGFLNLTDAL; this is translated from the coding sequence ATGGTTCAACAAAACCGACGCACGTTCCTGAAGGTGACCGGTGCAGTGTTAGGCGGTGTCGCAACTGGGACCACGGTAACAGCGGCAACGCGAGGCGATCGGTTTCTCGTTAAGACTCGCAACAACGCCGATCTCAGCGCCGTGGAGGTGGTTCACGAGCTCCCGGGCGTCGATTTCGCCGTCGTTCGCGGGGACGAGACCGACGTACAAGCGGCCCGCGGCGTACGAGAGTACGCCCCAGACATCGAGGTCCGACTCGACGACCCCGACGTGAATGATGCAGCGCCGACGATAGGCGAAGCAACGGTCGAGGACGAACCCAAATATCCCCTTCAGTGGGACAAGCAGGCGCTTGACGTCCCGACCGTTCATGAGACGACGAAAGGGGAAGGGACACGTGTGGCGATCATCGACACCGGCGTCGCGGCCGGCCATCCAGACCTCGTCGTGAACGAGGACCTGTCTCGGAACTTCACCGGCGACGGACTCGGCTCGGCGAACGCGGCCGGCGGCTATCACGGGACGCACGTCGGCGGGATCGTCGGCGCTCAGGATAACGAGGCAGGCGTCATCGGTACGGCACCGGCGACGGACCTCGTCGACTGTCGCGTGTTCTCGCCGAGCTCGTTGGCGTCGTTCGGCGATATCCTCGCTGCCATCCTGTACAGCGCGGCGATCGGCGCCGATGCGGCGAATCTCAGTCTCGGGGCCTATCCCATCCCGCGACAAGGAAACGGCCAGTTCTACGGGCAGGCCCTCAACAGCACAATGACGTACGCGAACAAGGAAGGGACCCTGCTCGTGATCGCCGCCGGGAACGCCTCGGCGGATCTTCAGCACGACAAGAACTTCATCAGCCTCCCGAACGAGGGGGCGCAAGGGCTGTCGGTCGCCGCGACCGGCCCCATCGGGTTCGGGTGGGACTCCACTGAGGTAGGCGACGAGGCAGCACCACCTTGGAGCCCCGCGATCTACACCAACTACGGCACGAACGACATCGACCTCGGGGCGCCCGGTGGCGACATCGCGCCGACAGTGCTCGAGGCGTTGGGGAACGATGAGGATCTCAGCGTTCCGTGGTACCGTGATCTCGTGTTCAATACGATCGCAGAGTCGGTGTACAAGCGAGATAACGACGGCAACGTGACCGAGATTGAGGACACTAAGTACTCCTACAGCTGGGTCGCTGGCACGTCGATGGCTGCCCCGCAAGTCGCAGGCGCCGCGGCGCTCGTCAAGAGCGCGAATCCGGACTACAACGCCAACCAGGTCGAGGCCGCGCTCGAACGTGCTGCGGATGTCCCCGAGGACTACGACAAGACGTATTACGGAAGCGGGTTCCTGAACCTCACCGACGCGCTCTGA
- a CDS encoding sodium/proline symporter has protein sequence MASTVIYVEFAVYLLALLLIGAYGGRLTETVSDYLLGGRKLNLFTGALSEQASLWSGWLVVGFPAIVYANGVSSLWWMVWQIPLGIVTWGLLAKRIGRYSRVLDSLTIPGFLSTRFSDDHHAIRLLSTLIIAVFMAGYVAGQLLAATSAISVGFDLPRQWSFLIALSVVIIYTVMGGFTASSYTDVIQALLMTAFAIITPIAVLIAVGGPTDLMTQFNAAASSTMTSFTGERSPYEFLIFSTIAVIALGGLGQPHGVVRYMGMKRPSHAGFAMVVAIVFMLIALVGIPIISMGAVVMLPDLSNPDLVAPMMILETLPTWIAGFLLAGAAAAIMSTADSQLLVAGSAFGEDIYDGLIDPNASDRRVLLANRIAVLTIGLIAAVWAWTTPGSVHSTIVFAWAGLGAGIGPALLLSVYWERTTGPGVIAGMITGVVTTVIWNQFSGGPGMLFEVYELLPAFTLALLAIVIVSRLTGPPKRGAETIRRELDEIAKPLQEEIDLMRETGATETSEEHDIVAATDEDIATTYLQKHDLDELSTAD, from the coding sequence ATGGCGTCTACAGTTATTTACGTCGAGTTCGCGGTGTACCTGCTTGCACTCCTCCTCATCGGAGCGTATGGCGGTCGACTCACGGAGACAGTGTCCGATTACCTCCTGGGAGGCCGAAAACTCAACTTGTTCACAGGCGCGCTTAGTGAACAGGCCAGCCTCTGGAGTGGCTGGCTCGTCGTCGGGTTCCCCGCGATCGTCTACGCGAACGGCGTTTCGTCGCTCTGGTGGATGGTCTGGCAGATCCCGCTCGGAATCGTGACTTGGGGGTTGCTCGCCAAACGTATCGGACGGTATTCACGCGTTCTCGACTCACTCACGATCCCCGGGTTCCTCTCGACCCGGTTCAGTGATGACCATCACGCGATTCGCCTCCTCAGTACACTCATCATCGCAGTGTTCATGGCAGGGTACGTTGCCGGCCAACTCCTCGCCGCGACGAGTGCGATCTCGGTGGGATTCGACTTACCCAGGCAGTGGTCCTTCCTGATCGCACTCAGCGTCGTCATCATCTACACTGTCATGGGCGGGTTCACCGCGTCCTCGTACACGGACGTCATCCAGGCGCTCTTGATGACCGCGTTCGCGATCATCACGCCCATCGCCGTGCTGATCGCCGTCGGTGGACCGACCGACCTGATGACGCAGTTCAATGCAGCGGCGAGCAGTACGATGACGTCTTTCACGGGGGAGCGCAGCCCCTACGAGTTCCTGATTTTCTCGACAATCGCCGTGATCGCGCTCGGAGGGCTCGGCCAACCACACGGGGTCGTTCGCTATATGGGGATGAAACGACCCTCACACGCTGGGTTCGCGATGGTGGTCGCGATCGTGTTCATGCTCATCGCACTCGTCGGCATCCCCATCATCTCGATGGGTGCTGTAGTGATGCTTCCTGACCTCAGCAATCCCGATCTCGTCGCGCCCATGATGATTCTGGAGACGCTCCCGACCTGGATCGCTGGCTTCCTGCTCGCGGGGGCGGCCGCCGCCATCATGAGCACCGCCGACTCACAGTTGCTGGTCGCGGGGAGTGCGTTCGGCGAAGACATCTACGATGGGCTCATCGATCCAAACGCCAGTGACCGGCGGGTCCTGCTCGCGAACCGGATCGCGGTTCTCACCATCGGCCTGATCGCTGCTGTGTGGGCGTGGACCACACCTGGGTCCGTGCATTCGACGATCGTCTTCGCGTGGGCGGGGCTCGGGGCCGGGATCGGCCCCGCACTCCTCCTTTCCGTCTACTGGGAGCGAACAACCGGGCCGGGAGTCATCGCAGGCATGATAACCGGTGTCGTCACGACCGTCATCTGGAATCAGTTCTCCGGGGGGCCGGGGATGCTCTTCGAGGTCTACGAACTCCTCCCTGCCTTCACGCTCGCGCTGTTGGCAATCGTCATCGTCAGCCGTCTCACTGGCCCGCCGAAGCGCGGTGCGGAGACGATTCGCCGCGAACTCGACGAGATCGCCAAACCGCTGCAGGAGGAGATCGATCTCATGCGGGAAACCGGCGCCACGGAGACGAGCGAGGAACACGATATCGTCGCGGCGACTGACGAAGACATCGCGACGACCTACCTGCAAAAACACGACCTCGACGAGCTCTCCACCGCGGACTAA